In Malus sylvestris chromosome 2, drMalSylv7.2, whole genome shotgun sequence, the genomic stretch TACGGGGTGCTTAACATTGAAGATTCTGAATATGACTTTTCCTTTAAACTATGCgcaatagaagaaaaaaattcaaagtaaACATACAAATGTAAACACAAAGATAAATTAAAGCACGAAAGGGATCATACATGGAGGACACTGTGCCTTCATACGCCAATGTCGACATGCCCTGTCTTTGCTTATGCTTGGGGTTGGCTGTGCAAATCACGAAAACACGCCCGCGACGCTTAACTGTCTTACAAAACTCACACATCTTCTTCACAGATGAACGCACCTTCATGGCTACTGATGAAaacacaaaaaccaaaaacaaaaatttaacaaCCCATCAAATTCAGCAGCCATCCAATCCAGCTCGAGACGAATAACTCGAAACAGATAATGGTTGCCAAACTGCGAATTGAAAAAGCTGCTTGCAGAGCAGTCCGTCACAATTTCAGATTTTGCAAATGAAACATCCCAATCCATAATATATTCACAAATACATATTTAACCAATAAAGATGCTGACTTTTggataggaaattaaaaaccctaaataccAATTTATGAAAGGGGAACAATTGGGCCTTGTGCAAGAAACCCTAGAAGCATATCGAAATGATTACTGTAAAATAATAGTAATTAGCAGAGAGGATTAAGCATAACTAAAAGCTGAGACTCTACACGTATTTCCAtacatcaatggaggacaagtacCTGGTGGCTGACGGCGGCGTTTGGCTGGTAAAGAATTGCACCGCCTCTCCTTTCAGTGAAGTGATTGCTGCTTCTCTGTGTTCTTCTTCTGCGTCTCGTCTGCGTACGAGAGTGTAAAACCACTGCTCCCGCGAACTATGTTGGGCCCAGTTTGTAGCCCAATTTGTGGTGGACTCAAATCTTCTTCACAAGGCCCATATTTACTAAaaccccttttttttctttttcttttttttgtgaaaataaggGATTTTGGTTGGTCCCTCACGTATAAAGAGCTATTCCATTTTTAATAGCAACACATTTTACCGTATACATGTTATAATCAAAATTGACCATCCTTTTTATCATCATCTAAACATCAGCTCTAGaagaagggagttttaatgaaaatgccacggtactgttcactttaacgaacaaccacattttaacactaaaaagtcaaacatgtactattcactttaccctttattttgttcttatcgttaaaactcaaagtttccaagctcttttcattagttttcctctaGAAAAATTCATTTGATTAGGAAACCATTTAGTTATTAAAATGAATCAAACAAATTGATGGTTCATTATAAGAATGCTATTTATTATCATATTCGTCGAATCGGGAAGTGAAAATAAAGAATCAATATGGGATTAACTAACCTCCCGTAGTTGATGTGATCATGAATTTTCAAGTTTTGGATTACAAATTCTAATGTGAAAATCACACTagtttttatttgttaaatATGTGCTAACAAACACGTGAAAATTCATGAGTCATAACAATTCCAACACGAATCTTTAAGtaatcactaaaaagaaaaaaatcagcaaaattttagttttcattctttgtaagtaaacaaataataaaatgacGACTTAGAGCCAACGAGGTTCCCGTTTTTTAGATAAACATGTcataaatagtaaaaaaaacCTATCACTCCTTCCCTTTTCTCATCTCACTTCTCAAGCACTTTAGTTTAGAGATGCATCATGACTAGATGACCATGATCATTGACTATGCCCAGTGCTCTTAGGTTGATGACAGAGGCAAACAAAACGTGGGAGTCTAAGTGATCAATCTTTAGGGGTTGAAATAGATTAATAAAGAAGTCAAAgataataaacaaataattcttGGTACTTGGTTAATTGGCATGTAACATGCCACACACATCGCTCATTTGgtagtgtttttaaaatgactaaaagcacTTATGATAAATATGCTTTTTGTAGAAAgtacttcaagtgctttttaaGGGTTCACTTGTATTTTAACTAAATATTAGTTCTAAAAACACTTCCATTAAAAgcgtttttaatcattttagaaAAACTTCCAAACGAGCTATTCACAAGCATGATTATGACAGAAGTTAATTAGTAAATGTTTTCCACTGGATTGATATAATTTGTTGGCAAATTACAAACAAATGCGTTTGATTTGCGGAATCTAAAAGAATAGTTTTATATGTTTGGGAAGTTCCAACATTAATTCGTGATTATGATTTAACTCTCGACGTCATGGTCACTAATCAAAGTACAGTTAGGAGGGATTAACTTTAATTATCAACACTACTGATAGTATTGCTTGCTCACGATCCTTATCTTCACCGAAAAAACATTTACTTTAGCTATTTTTGGGTTAAATAATTAAGCTAATTTAGTGGTGAACAAATTGATTTTCAATGAGCAAATTTTCGGTTTAATCAAAATACCATCACATACATGAGGTTATTATTTACTTTACTCAAATTATACCAagtctattttattattttactaaTATAACTTAAAAATAATGCATATCAATTATGTTGTCTATTCTTATTACGACAAGTAAAATAATACACTACATAATTTGTATATCCGTAGCAATTGAAAATAAGATGTGAAAAATTAGTTAAGGTGGTTCGTGAACATATGAATCAAAGACCTATGAATGCTTTGATTAGAAGATGTGATTATGAGACATAGGCTCATGGCAAAATGAAGAGAAGACCCAAGAAGACTTTGAAAGAGACTCTAAAACAGGAGTACTTAGAGCTAAAGGAAAAATGAGCGCCTAATGTTCTAATACCCATACAACTAAACCCACTTATTAGAATAAAGCTTTattgttgttcttctgatttttATCTTTAGGCAAGACGAAGTTTTCCTAGGTAGCCTTCACGTTTCCCACCTATAGGTCATACATGAAGTCATTTTTACTAATAAATCAAACATCTTGGCATTTGATTCGTTGAAAAAAATATTGTATGTTTGTTCTACAACATTCTAGTAATCATTTTTTTAAAGTACATTATGGCAAAGCCACGATGAGGTAATATGAGCACATTGTTGCAATTAAAGTACTACTATTATAataaatttttgttaattaaagTTATTTAAAGCAAAAGCAGTGGGTCTTTTTGAGAGAGGATCTCGCtaaattctctttgtgaggatccaagtattcttcaattacattcattcattgtacatcgtatgatcaatttttattaaatactgtttatattcaattttaaataaaaaaattaataataatttatgatcGTACATAAACGAATGTTATTGATGAAGGGTCATGAACCAACGATGGATCACTGAGCGGAAAAGCCTCTCCCCTTTCTTTCACTTTAACTGTTTACACTTTATATGGAAAAATGTTTATAAAGTCGATGAGATCATTGAGAAAGTGGATGGAGGAAGCAATGAAGCATCTAACTATAGATTTTGCAGATGTCACGCTCCTTTTTTACTGTGCTGTAGATGGGTGAATGTAGACCTGAAAATTTATTACACAACATATTAACTTAACACGAAATGATACAAAAATAgcaagtttttaattaattcgtTAACAAGTCGGGCCGTTTTTTGGTCACACTTGTCAAACCTGTTAAGAGAACAAGTATGACACGTAAATAACATGAACACGACCCGTTTGTTGGGTCTAAATATTAGACATGATAATTTCTTGCATGACGCATTAACCCGACATGAAACAACACAACTTGTTAGTCGAGTCGTTATTGGTTCACCTGTTAAGAATCCGTTAAAATAATTGGTTTGTCACGACTCGATCCGTTAAGATAATGAGTAtaacacgaaaacgacacaaacAAGACAAATCtaacatgcatgactcattaagttttatgaaatctTTTGAAAAATCATACAACACTTAAGACATGATATTTATCTTAAGTGAACTtgcacatattaaccacaagaagctttcgtcaatttcagggacacCAACCtccaaccaaaattgcatcaaattacttttctaaacatcataatggtagctaagcattaagacaATTCGACAATATAaaccggtgattaataattcaaacctgcatgcataatatcacaAGTAAATtgaaagaaactacatattcttgctaaggctcatGGCATTGCCCTAGCAAACGAGATTAGTTactaacaatcataaaacaaaatattattaaaaacaaagataaatgaCACCTTgtaaataaacttgaattgtcAAAAGTTCCGAAGTAATGTGTTCTACCCCTCTTTTTCCCCCAataccctaatggctaaaatgtcttatttatactactaggGCACGTTTGTTTGGCCGGCTTAAGTTTCACTAGACTGGACTACTAAGCTAGAATCAGTAGTCCTGTGTTTGGTGTAAATTGGGATTGTGTTTAATGGGATTAAGCCGGACTCGTGCCGACTAAATCCTTCGCTAGGTGGGCTTAGCGAGAGCCACAAAAAACGAGGGGATTTGTAGTCCCGCTTCTGTTCTTCTCTTCACCTCATGTTGCTTCGCTTCACCCCAGGCTTGAACGACAACTTGCGGTCCCTTTctctgactctctctctctctctcctcctccctcttcttcatcTCAGAAGATCTCCAAATCTGCAATTTTGGGTTTGACGGAAACGAATCCAAGAAATCCAAGCCATCGCCTTATCTCACTTCCCCGACTCCACAAACCCCGACTCGTTGCCGGACAGCTTGCCAGGCATTGTTGCAGGCTGGTTCAGCCGCTCCACAGGCTTGCGGCTCCGATTGAATCCACGGACTTGGAAAGCTCTCTCCAGTTGTAATCTTGCACCGAACAAAAACCTGAAAAACCAAGCTCGATTCTTCGTTTTGCAGAAAAAAATTTGGCAATTAATCGGAAAAAAAGAGGGCAGGAAGGAGAGAGTGGGACGGAGAGAACGAGGGAGATAAAGAGGGAGAAAAGGATGAGGCTTCcacagagagagggagagttttATTAGAATAAAAAAggtagaattaattaatataatattattagatatgaattaaaaaatataatattgtaGTTTGCTATTATCCTtctttttagtccgacactgcaccaaacgcttcactaagttagtccagcttagtctagtctaagccagtctagcttagtccttgaagctagtccagtctgagatagtccggtgcaacaaacgcacccctATATAATTAAAATCCTTACTAGAAAAGGTATTCTAAAAGCTAGTaaacataatagaataagataacTAGGAAAGATATTCCTATTTTAAACTTTGGGAAATCTGCCCAGTCACAAATCAACCACGTTTTTTGGACTTTCAGAGCTCCAAAACAGGCTCAAAATGACTTGAATTAAAGCTTGAGATGTTCCGAACATAATTGAAGAAGGCCTCAAATCCAAAGGACATCACCTTGGAGGCCAAAAAGCCCAAAACGTCATTTTGACAGCAATGCACGCTGCTTATTTATTTCATCACCATAAATAAACCACTTGGtagaaaattatgaaactttgacacgagTAAGTTGAGAGAAATACGAATGTCCTCCAATTAGAATTACTCtaaaattcattcatttgatcACGTTTTGCTCAAGAGGAAGTCGAAATTCTTACATTAAGAATATAAattaaagtatcaaaattctcacaaaataaccactaaattataactaagaataggataaatatatatagtataatatcaaCTCATCACTGTGTAAGTTGGCAATTTTTTATCCTTTACAGGATTGGCTCATGCATTAGCTAGCCAATGCCCTAGTGCAGGCGTTTGACGAATGACTATGTCCAATCAAAACCCTGATATATCTAGTGCATGCTGAGGCCTACGAACAAAACACATAgacaaagttttcaaatttcattgGTGGGAATGATTTGGTGACACTCGAATGAGTAGGTTCCAaaaaccaaaactttgaatattTTGGAAGATGCAGTAGCTACTTTGTGGGAAATTGTAATTAAATAactgaacaaaacaaaattagaattaaataacaaaagaaaataaagatggGGACGTATATGTCACATATGGGACGCAGCATGATCCCCCACAAGGAAAAATGCAGAAACAGAAAGACAAAGAAGCTGATTTGCATAATCTAAATGTTCCAAAACAAATGCAAAGTAGCCAACCAACAAAATTTTCAGTTGCCCATCCTGCTTAATTCTACAGGGTTTTGCTGTATTTTATTCTCAATCGTATTCTTAACAAGAACCTATAGTATACTAAGGTTAGAATGCACACGATTATACAGTACTTAAGTTAGAACACATGTAATTATACGTAGTCATTATGCTTTAACTTGAGGACTTAAAactctccggttgatttatcaTAGGTCAAAGTAATCGGGCTTGACGATGTTTTGTTTATATGTCCCTGTTGATTAGGAATCAATTATTATGCTAAGATGGAGATTAGCCACTAATAATTATATGTTTTCTGTATAGGTACACATATAGTTGGCTTTGCTTCCTATCCATGGTTTATTTAGGTCAAATATGCAAAAGTCTTTGTTGAATTGATAGATGAAGCATCCTGGCACATGGCTGTGTTCGCACTGCATGAACCCTCGCATGCAAAAGCATGTGATATATGTACAAAACTCCACAATGTCCAAACCCTAACCAGTGGTGGACAGGTCCAACTACGCATGCATGTGATATATGTACAGCACTCTACAATGTCCAAACCCTAACCTGTAGTGTACGCAAGTGACTCTTTATCATAGTGATAGAAAAATATTGAGCTTTTGTATGATGACGTGAGTTTGAACCCCGTTAGcggctaatctaacaaaatttattgtttaacaaaacaataaaaaaaatatagtgtACAGGTCCAACAGGCTCAAGACATGAAACAGACCACCCAAAACAATGCTTCTTTGTAAAAGAGTTTGTACTCAGTTGATTAagaatatttatttttgtactcaAAGTTTTGAGTTCGGTTTGCTTTCTCAACATTGCTTgtacaataatataaaaataacgGCTTTGCTCCTTGGAAGTTGGCATCCCTCTATTATGCACACGTGTTCAACAGTGTAGCAAGTAAGTAGAAATGTACCCAGATAGGATCTTCGCCAGATACTCTTTGTGATCTTTTAATTCTGTtcattcatcatatatcgtgtgATTAGTTTTCGTCATGTACTGTTTGTATTCtattttaaataatataatttaaaatcatttctGACCGCATGATGCCCGATGAAAGGAGATGATTAAATGGATActgaggatcctcacaaagaggatctgacGAGATCTATCTCAAATGTATCGAGTCTTTTCTGACCTATATTTCTCACTGAGACCCCCTAAAGACCAATGCTTAGCTCCATCCTTCCCTTATAAGTTgtcaagcattctacaattaCAAAAAATTTATCCGAATAATTACAAATTGACATAGAAATCAATCCTTAAAAGAAATTTTCTGCATACATGTCAAACTGTTTAATCTTTCTTCCATGTCCCAACCACCAACCCAATGTCACGCATAAGTCACATTGTCATCACAAAGACTTAACCTAAGGTCAAGGTTTCTCAATTATCCAGAAACCTAAAAGTTATAGGATTGGATAAGCCTTAATGTTGGAACTTGTCACACTATTTTGCAATTCaaccatttatttttattttttggttgctACTTGATGAATTGAGATCCAGATCTTTGTGTTCGAAATCTACAAATTGAGAGATTTAAAACACTCAATTTTAATCCTACAACCCTATTAGTCCCTTTCACTAGCCCATTTCCtaacaattcaaaattttgaacgAATCagatctctttttctctcttaaaCGGTTCAGGATCTATTGATCCGTGGGGTCTGTACACAAAAATCCATCTCACTCCTTACTTGCTAGCAATACATGCAAAAAGGTTGTACCTTTGTTGAAATTTCTCAGTTGCCTAATAAATTCACAATATCGGGATTTTCTAGTATGTATTGACATACAGTATATTACGCTATTGTAACTGTATGTCGAACCATACATTACTCATGTATACCATACATGGTATGCCAACATCAGAACGTAATTGAAATTTTcttaaaatatcaacaaaagtGTCGGTATTAACAGAAGATTCCACCTTGAACCCAATCATTTTACAAGAAGAAACATAAAACGGCAGCAACTAACCAAACGTGTGGAACCCAGCTACATACAAGTTCCGAATATTCCTTCCAACCTACTTAACCTCTCatcagcaaaagaaaaaaaaactaaaatttgtacaaattaaagagagagagagagaaaaaacaaaaaagactcGATCATTACAGAAAATTAACCCCAAAAATATACAGAACAGATGTGGGAATTCATCAGTAGGAGTAGGCCAATCGGTGACAGCCACGATCCCTGAGAATCCCATTGTACAGAGCCGCCCGATTAGCAGGCATGGATCCTCTGTATTTTTGGGAAGTTGCAGAAGATgcagaagatgatgaagatttggaagaagcagTGGGAATTATCTGGTACTGCCGTCTAAACTCTTGATTGTCTCCAATCGGATCCACGACGTCCTCTGCAAAGTGCACCctcttgttcttcttcctcctcttctttccATCTGCAAACCCACCAAGAAAAACAAAGTCAGCCATGTATGAAACTACCAAATTAACCTTGAAACGAAGAAAACAGAATGAAACAGAGGAGTGAATGTTAAGCATACCAGAAGATATACAAGATCGTAGTATTTGAGGGGAGGACTGATGGGTAATTTCACCAACTGGGTATCCGTGAGGATTGGGTAGGCATTTCTGGAGGCGGAGGGCGAGGAGGATGAAGGTGCCGGAAACCGCCATGGCAGTGGCCAAGACCACCCCTTGAGAGCCTAACACTGAAGACATAGTCTTTTTTCTGTGTTTTTTCTCTGCAAGAAAACCAAGAAGTAGGAAGAAACAGAAAGCCCAGTTGGGATTTGGAGGCAGATAAAAGAAACAGAAAGCAGAAAGAAGTAGAGTTTAGatgaaagagggagagagaagtgTGTGAGTCTTATAGTAGTATAATATAATGGGGGCAGAGGGAGAGAGGAGGGGAAGATAAATAGTTATGGTGGTGCAGTGGGAACAACATGTTAATATgacactgaaatcaaacaaatgggattattttattgttataaATTTATTTGATCAACCATTGGTCATGAGTTTTTGGAATGATATCATCTCTGGATCTCTACCTCTGAAGTAGACGGACTTATAAATCAGAGttatttgagagagagagagagagattagggCCTGCGTTAATGTGTGAGGTGGACCTGTGAGATTGACTAATAAAGCTACAATATTTAAATTGAATGGTTCGAATTTATTGAATGGTTGGAATTTTCGGATCCGTTTACTCCGTAGGCAGAGATCTGGATATGATCTCATtctgagtttttattttattttttcagtttaGATTGGTAAAAATACTAAAATGTAAATGTGGGTTACCTTTTGTGTATAtgtgtaatttcattttttacaaGACGGGTTCGTTTAGCTTTCATAAGAATAATTTATGTTCTTAAATGCTTTGTTAGAGAGTGTTTTGATTCTCCGCTTAGTATTACAATATAATGACATTATTTCTCACTTAGTGGTGATAAGTATTAAGTTAGACTTTCATGAATAATAAGTTTAATATTCTCAAATTATAATAGCACACTCGTTATGTGAAGTTAACCCAAATTTGTCACTCAGATACGTTgaaacttttaataaaaataaatagaaattcATGGAAATACACTTGAATGATACTTCTTCAAGAATTGCTTGTATaacccaaaaacacttttaagtcTTTTTACAAACAATATTTTAGTCATTCTAAAAAGCAGTCTCGGCAATATTTTAAAGCACTATAAAGGGCCACTATAATGGGGACTTTTGCTGGTGCACCGCACGGCAATGCTAAACGAAAAAGAAACTTCCATGATGACGTCAATTGCTTGTTTGGAAAATGGGGAAAGGAGTGGGACTAACTCTACCTCAGCAGCACTTTTGGTCACTTTCAGTCTTATGCAATGTGAGGGTTAATCTGGAATCGTAGCTACGTGCAATGCACCTTTTGAACACCAATGGTTAGCCATATAAAGTTTTGATCGAATTTCCGATCAAATGAAAAGCGTAACGATCTAGACACTATCTCAAAAGGATGATCGTTTCATGACTGATTCTTGAATTTGATGATAGATTGCACTTGATTGTAAAGGAGTGTTAGCGGTATAAAATGAGATTCAATTAATAGGTGTTTTTTTTGCTTTGAATGTAGGCAGCCGTTGTCGTGCATGATATGTCAAGCCGTTCCATGCCACAATATTGGAGTTCTTGGTGGTCAGATCTAGTTGAAGATAGGAAAATGACTTGGGGCCAATGGAGGTTTCGAGGGCTAGAGCTTGGGAGTAGTAGGAATACACTTTTATCATGACTTTCAGGTTAATGAGACaacaatatgtatatatttatctCCCATATCATTGTATTATTAGCACAGAATATTATGATGAATGCGTGTTATGATATTCTTCTAAAATTTCGACgagaacaataataataaaatataaataaaaaatacgtAGGAAGCTTGCAGCAAGCACATGCATTCCTCAGCAGTTAATATTCCCCAGTCAGAAAGTTACACGTGTGGCTTGTTAGGTTCCCAAAAGCCAATAACCAAAAGGCCTCAGATTCTGGTTGGATATTGGTTAGAAATTATGGGGAACATACAAttggttagaaattattttatattttcagaGAGTTTGAGTAAGATAAGGAACAAGCATATATCTGCCTTTGATTATATTGGCAGGCGTTCAAGGAAGGAGAAAACTTCGCAGAGATGAGAAGATAGAATTGGGGCAATATGTCTAACCTAAAATAGTTGATCGGATAAAGATTTAAATACTTTGTGATAATCAATATATCAGTCACTTATTGTAAATAGAAAATATTTTACACGGCCGTTTGTGTTGTGTCTCACCTAACCTAAACTTGACCCTACTATATTAATTCTAATATCTCTTACGaacaaccaacaacaacaaaattttatCCTACTAATAGCCATCTCCATATAATGAAATAAggctttgttattgtttttttgttgttattgttggttGTTCGTATGAGATGTTAGAATCAGTAGAGTGGGGTCGAGTTTGTATTAGGTGAAACATAGTACAATCGTGCTCGCTATTGGTGTGAATAAGTCGCATGGCCAGCTGGTTTGGAAGGTTGGACCATAAATTTTCATGATTACGAGTTAGACAAGTTAGAAGTTTAATCACgaaaaatgttttaatttaTGATATAAGCTAAATGTGATATGCATGTGAGTGTCTCACTCATCATGTAACAcacttattttcttcttctggtgCCAGTCGTATTGTTGACCCGGTCGCCTTTATGTGAACACAAAGCCACTAGGCTACAGGGAGACCGGCAACAATGactcttgataatatatgttcCATGTTTTTTTTGTCCAATTAGGAGGTTTTTGAGAGGGAGAGACATGAAAGGGTGTTCATGAAGATGGTCTCACTCATCAAAACCAATAATTATCTTCGAAATTTCTTATCGGCAAAAGCAGTGatgttgaaaactaaaaacaacttcaaccaaaagaaaaggaaacttAAGAGGGAAAACAAAATTCTTTTACAAGGACAAATTTGGGAAGAGGAGGTAGGTGAGGAGGGTATTGAAAGATATATAGTGATATTTGAGAAAATTACAAGCATAAAAATACCACAAGATACAACTTATATTAATCCACTTATGTTGTAGTCACATATATCTATATTATTATTAACAAAACACTGCTTGTCAACCAAAAACTCATTAAATTACAACataactaaatttaaaaaacaaattaatcaagTATGGATAAATGTGTCAAACAActaattaaaacaataaaaaaaagtttaaaagaaaCCCACGTTCCACTTCAACCTTCTAGTCTTACTTCCCTAAGAGTAAGTCCATCCCTAAAAATGCACTGGCATCCAGCTCATTtaatccactcaaatgaatagtaCTTGACTCTCATGAATAGTAATTGATCAAATGCATCTCTATCCCTAAAAAATGCGTTGACACACAGCCTTATCAATTcgtattaaatttttttataaaatatgtgGCTTATTTCGGTTAACTAAAATATGTGGCTTGTTTTGGACAAAAATATCCTTCCCTTATTCAATATTTTCACCATCTAATCCCAGAAAAACCTAATCTTCTATAATCTCATCACATTTCACAGCTATACTCCGCAACCACAGTCGTAGTGGGACGAAATCTTGACATCTCTGCATCTCCACATCTTCCTCGCTTTGCCCCTCCCATTTGCTTCATCTTCCTCGCTTCACCCATCCCACTAAGCTCGTCTTGAGCTTTTCGCAGTTCAGAGAAAACCTAAATACCACAGCCTAATTGAATATCGGTTGGTGAGATCAATAGAGAAGCAGAGAGGGTCGATCGTCCTCAACGTTGAAGATCAACAGTAGCAACGGAAGCAGCAGCGACTTAGTGGGCTTTGACGTCAGGCTGACGCAAGCCTAACGTCAGATGGCCCGACTCTTGGGTCTGTCTATTCTGGGCCGGCCTATTGCctagcttgggctgggtgccagcctaTTAGGCTGGGGTGGAGCAAAAAAAGGTAGACTGGTCCATTTTTTGAGCTGGGTGCCGGCCTAAAAAGtctccggtggacttgctctaagttCTTCATTTTGAGGAGAGGATCATATGCATTATTGGTTACAAGATTATATTAGTTTATATCCAAAAGCTTATATTATATTAGTTTAAAGCCACAAGATTAATTAAGTTGTCAAATATAAGAAGCATTTGAatctaaactaatataattttttgaataatatatatttgGTCCGCACGAGTCTTCAAAATGAGTACTTCAGGAGACCAGGACTCTCAACCCCCACCCCCCTCCCCTTATTCcatgccctttttttttccttcagaaAAGATTCTAAAAAAAGTGATACAAATATCTTTATAAAAATAACAGACAAATTGAATTACacaaagtaatataaaatatagcaAATTATCCGATCTAAGAGAATTCTTGTCATAACTATATAAGAGAAttgcttattatattaacacatATTTACACTGCATCTAGCATAAAAACGTGAGAAGAAACCTTAGATTATTACTAAGTAGTGAGTATTGAAGGAAGCAAATCAGATTTCGACCCGAGAATTCGAGCCTTGGTGTCCGGAAAAAATTCTGTTCCAGGCAACTCCGTGACCTCTCCGTCTTCAGTAACTGCAATGGGGTAGCTAAGCAAATGCCCTGGCAAGTCACCATCTAATGTGTCACATGAATAAAGGTCCCAATGCTGGTCTGCAatttggttcacctttctaaaGCATTCCACATTTTCTGG encodes the following:
- the LOC126592907 gene encoding uncharacterized protein LOC126592907 is translated as MSSVLGSQGVVLATAMAVSGTFILLALRLQKCLPNPHGYPVGEITHQSSPQILRSCISSDGKKRRKKNKRVHFAEDVVDPIGDNQEFRRQYQIIPTASSKSSSSSASSATSQKYRGSMPANRAALYNGILRDRGCHRLAYSY